From the Aspergillus puulaauensis MK2 DNA, chromosome 1, nearly complete sequence genome, the window TTGCACGAGCAAGTCGTTCTTGAAGCTCGGTACGGGATCGTTGTGCTTCCGCTAGATCTGCCCTCGTCGTGGATAGAATATTCTGTGGGGAAGGCCCTTGTACTAGAGGTGCCTGTTGTCTGGGATCGGCGACTGGAGCCGGGGCTATAGATTGCTGGGAAGCGGTGGCTGGAGTATCCGGTGTTTCTACCGCCGTCGAGGCTGTTCGATCGGCAAGTTTGGTATCTAAATCAATTGTAAATATTAGCAAGATAAACACACCATAGAATCGGTATGCACGAGAACCAAAAGGAAGGGTGTTTCGTACAAGCATTGTATATTGTGACGTTGGCCTTCTCATGGCGATCTCGAGCTGCCAAAGCGGCAGCGTACTCTCCCCTCCAGTGGGCCATGTGAGGGCAGCTGGTCAAGATAGACGAATCATGAGATGAAAGATGCTTCCATGAGCATATTGCGTGACGAGGCT encodes:
- the ATG16 gene encoding ATG16 family protein (COG:U;~EggNog:ENOG410PR3K;~InterPro:IPR013923;~PFAM:PF08614), translating into MAHWRGEYAAALAARDRHEKANVTIYNAYTKLADRTASTAVETPDTPATASQQSIAPAPVADPRQQAPLVQGPSPQNILSTTRADLAEAQRSRTELQERLARATTELERLRKRNSHDAKRINSMEGEIANLQLRLRDRDEELKGKAKLLEEFQDELAALNLQINMSEQRAERLQNENHDLVDRWMARMGIEADAMNDASRFS